Below is a window of uncultured Cohaesibacter sp. DNA.
TGCATGAGCCAAGGCGCAAGGTCAATCATCTTTCAAGCCGCATGCTGCATCGAAAAACCGGCATTCCTTGCGGCATGAAGCCTTGCAACGGCTGCAAACCCGGCGCGCATCGCAACGCAACATGACAATCAGCAATCATTTCGCAAACGCAGCATCAAGCTTCAACAATTAGACTTTCTTCCAAATAAAACTAAAGTAAAATTCCAACCCAAAACTAAGGTTACAATCTAACAATCCAGTATAAATCCATTATACACATCAAGCGACTAAAGGATAAAGGAATTATACGAAACATTAATTGAATTAACTCACGCTCTCATTTTAGATCGCACCAAGGATAGATGCCTTTATTCAGGCCATCTGTGTCTTGAAAACTCACATGGTCTTGTAAAAAGCCGGAATAAGAATGTCGCGGTGCAGCTGAGGAACAGCATCAAAAAAGACATAACCGTCCAAAACAGACCTATCAGAATGGAACATGAGCCGCCGAGCGGTTCAGCACCATGGGGGGAAATATGACCGAGAATAATGAATCCGGACATGCCTACTGGAAAGCCAACCTGAATCTGATTGCGATCTGCCTCGTCGTGTGGTTCATCGCCTCCTTCGGATTTGGCCTGCTTCTTCGCCCTGCCCTCTCCGGAATTGCCGTCGGTGGATCCGACCTTGGCTTCTGGTTTGCCCAGCAGGGATCAATCTGGGTCTTCTTGGGACTCATCTTCTTCTATGCGGTTCGCATGAATGCGATCGACAAGAAATTCGGCGTCGAAGAATAAGGAACGCGAGGAGCAGGAACTATGGATCTTCAAACTCTTACCTACATCGTCGTAGGCGCGTCCTTTGCGCTCTACATCGGGATTGCCTTCTGGGCACGTGCCGGTTCCACCGGTGAATTCTATGCCGCCGGTCGCGGCGTTCATCCGGTTGCCAACGGCATGGCAACGGCTGCGGACTGGATGTCTGCGGCTTCCTTCATTTCCATGGCAGGCCTGATTGCCTTCAACGGTTATGGCGCATCGGTATTCCTGATGGGCTGGACCGGCGGCTATGTGCTTCTCGCCATGCTTCTGGCGCCATATCTGCGTAAATTCGGCAAATTTACCGTGCCGGAATTCATTGGCGACCGCTTCTATTCCTCCACGGCCCGTATCGTCGCCGTGGCCTGCCTGATCATCTGCTCGATCACCTATGTTATCGGCCAGATGAAAGGCGTCGGCGTTGCCTTCTCCCGCTTCCTGGAAGTGGATGCCTCCACCGGTCTGCTGATCGGTACCGCGATTGTTTTCCTCTATGCGGTTCAGGGCGGCATGAAAGGCATCACCTACACCCAGATCGCCCAGTATATCGTGCTGATCCTGGCCTACACCATCCCGGCCGTCTTCATCTCGATGGAACTGACCGGCAACTTCCTGCCGCAAATCGGTCTGTTCGCCGACCATGTTTCCGGTACGCCACTTCTGACCAAGCTGGATCAGGTGGTCACCGAACTCGGCTTTGGTGAATATACCGCCTTTACCAACAATCCGCTCAACATGTTCATGTATACCATGTCCCTGATGATCGGCACCGCAGGCCTGCCACATGTCATCATCCGCTTCTTCACCGTGCCGAAGGTTTCCGACGCACGCTGGACGGCGGGCTGGTCTCTGGTCTTTATCGCGATCCTCTACACCACCGCTCCCGGCGTTGGCGCAATGGCTCGCCTCAACCTGATGGACACCATCCAGACCGGCACCATCGGCGCCGAAGATGGCAACCTTCAGTATGAAAGCCGTCCGGATTGGTTCAAAAACTGGGAAACCACCGGTCTGCTGAAATTCGAAGACAAGAATGGTGACGGCCGCATCCAGTATTACAATGATGCTTCCGAAAGCTTCAAGGCAAAGGCAGAAGAGTTTGGCTGGAAAGGCAACGAACTGGACGTCGACCGCGACATCATGGTTCTGGCCAACCCGGAAATCGCCAAACTGCCAAACTGGGTGATTGCTCTGGTTGCTGCCGGTGGTCTCGCCGCCGCGCTCTCCACCGCAGCAGGTCTCCTGATGGCCATTTCCTCAGCCGTCTCTCATGACCTGATGAAAAGCACCTTCACCCCCAACATCTCCGAGAAGCAGGAATTGCTCTGGGCACGTATCTCCATGGCAGTGGCCATCGTGATTGCCGCCTATCTCGGTCTCAATCCTCCGGGCTTTGCCGCTCAGGTTGTTGCTCTGGCCTTCGGTCTGGCAGCCTCCTCGATCTTCCCGGCTCTGATGATGGGTATTTTCTCCAAACGCGTAAACTCCAAGGGCGCGATCCTTGGCATGCTTGCCGGTATCCTGTCGACCCTGCTCTACATCTTCATGTATAAGGGCTGGTTCTTCATCCCCGGCACCAACATGCTGGAAAATACCACGGCCAATCATTTCCTGGGCATCGCTCCAGAAGCCTTCGGCACGATTGGTGCGATCATCAACTTCGCAGTTGCCTATATCGTATCGTCCATGTCCGCCGAACCTCCGAAGGAGATTCAGGAACTGGTCGAAAGCATCCGTATCCCGAAAGGGGCCGGCGCTGCGGTTGATCACTAGCATCTGAAGGTAGCGGGGATCTCATTCAGGTCCTCGCGGCCTGCTGCAAGATACTCTGAGAGATCCCGCCGCACATCACGGCGGGATTTTTTTTGGCCAGCCAGCCCGGTCTCTCCAGCCCGGCCTCCCCAGCCCGACCTCCAAAGCGGAGACAGAAACATGAGCATGTCCGATTTCGCAGATTTTGCCAGCCACAGACATCCCTTTGATCTGCTGGAAATGAACAGCCTTCACGATCTTTCGGCAAAAACCCTCAAGATCGAGGTCACCAAGGGCGACAGGATCCTGTCCGTTGGTCAGGAGGTGGATGGATTATATCTCATCCAGTCCGGCGAAGTGGATCTCATCACCCCTGAAGATACGTTGCTGCTGCATCTCACGGTCGGAAACTGCTTTGGCGAACGGGCAATCTTGGGCGACGGCCACGCCCCAAACATGGCGATAGCCAATCAGGACTGCACCCTCTTCCTCATCCCGAAAGAAGATTTTCTGCAACTGACTGCAAAAATCCCTTCCTTTCACGCCTTTTTCGACAGCTCCCTGACCAAGCGCAACGCCCAGACAGGCCCGACCGATTCGACCACCGATCTGATATCGATCACCATCGGCGAGCTGATGACCCCCGATCCGATCACCATTGCCCCGGACACCACGGCCACCGAAGCGGCCAAGCTGATGCAGAAGAAGAATATCTCCTGCCTGCTGATCACCGAACAGGACCGCCTGATCGGCATTCTCACCTCCGGAGACATGGCCCACCGGATCGTCGCAGCCGGACGCAGCCTTGAAACGCCGGTTCGTTCGATCATGACACCGGACCCCTTTGCACTCAGCCCTGATGCGCTTGGCTTCGATGCCCTGCTGTCGATGATGGAACATATGCATACCCATCTGCCCGTGGTCGAGAATGACCGGCTGGTGGGCATTCTGACCAACACCAATCTGGTTCACAGGCAAGCGGTTTCGGCCCCCTTCCTGATTCGCGATCTGCAACGGCAGGAGGATTTCGAAAGCCTCGCCGCGATTGTTGCCAAGGTGCCGCAAATGCTGGCTCAGCTCGTCGGTTCCGGCGTCGATGCCCACAATATCGGCCGCATCGTGACCAATGTCACCGACAGCCTGACCCGACGTCTGGTGCATCTGGCCGAGGAGAAATTCGGCCCCGCGCCCATTCCCTATCTCTGGCTGGCCTGCGGCTCGCAAGGCAGGCAGGAGCAGACCGGCATCTCCGATCAGGACAATTGCCTCATCCTCGACGAGCGCTACAGCGAAGCCGAGCATGGCGGTTATTTCGAGCAATTTGCGAAATTCGTCTCCGATGGCCTCGATGCTGCGGGCTTCTATTATTGCCCCGGCGACATGATGGCCACCAATCCGCGCTGGCGGCAGCCGGTTTCGGTCTGGCGGCGCTATTTCGACAGTTGGATCGACAGGCCCGACCCGATGGCCCAGATGCTGGCCAGCGTCATGTTTGATCTGCGACCGATCATCGGCGAGAAAAATCTCTTTGCCGGCATGTATCTCGAGACCATGGAAAAGGCGAAGAAAAACAGCATTTTCCGCGCACACATGATCTCCAACTCGCTCAGTCACCCCCCCCCGCTCAGCTTCTTCCGCGGCTTCGCCCTGATCAAGAAGGGCGAACACAAGGATACGGTTGATCTCAAGCTCAATGGCGTTGTCCCCATTGTCGATCTTGCCCGCGCCTATGCCCTGCAAGGCGCCAT
It encodes the following:
- a CDS encoding DUF4212 domain-containing protein produces the protein MTENNESGHAYWKANLNLIAICLVVWFIASFGFGLLLRPALSGIAVGGSDLGFWFAQQGSIWVFLGLIFFYAVRMNAIDKKFGVEE
- a CDS encoding sodium:solute symporter family protein translates to MDLQTLTYIVVGASFALYIGIAFWARAGSTGEFYAAGRGVHPVANGMATAADWMSAASFISMAGLIAFNGYGASVFLMGWTGGYVLLAMLLAPYLRKFGKFTVPEFIGDRFYSSTARIVAVACLIICSITYVIGQMKGVGVAFSRFLEVDASTGLLIGTAIVFLYAVQGGMKGITYTQIAQYIVLILAYTIPAVFISMELTGNFLPQIGLFADHVSGTPLLTKLDQVVTELGFGEYTAFTNNPLNMFMYTMSLMIGTAGLPHVIIRFFTVPKVSDARWTAGWSLVFIAILYTTAPGVGAMARLNLMDTIQTGTIGAEDGNLQYESRPDWFKNWETTGLLKFEDKNGDGRIQYYNDASESFKAKAEEFGWKGNELDVDRDIMVLANPEIAKLPNWVIALVAAGGLAAALSTAAGLLMAISSAVSHDLMKSTFTPNISEKQELLWARISMAVAIVIAAYLGLNPPGFAAQVVALAFGLAASSIFPALMMGIFSKRVNSKGAILGMLAGILSTLLYIFMYKGWFFIPGTNMLENTTANHFLGIAPEAFGTIGAIINFAVAYIVSSMSAEPPKEIQELVESIRIPKGAGAAVDH
- a CDS encoding DUF294 nucleotidyltransferase-like domain-containing protein; translated protein: MSMSDFADFASHRHPFDLLEMNSLHDLSAKTLKIEVTKGDRILSVGQEVDGLYLIQSGEVDLITPEDTLLLHLTVGNCFGERAILGDGHAPNMAIANQDCTLFLIPKEDFLQLTAKIPSFHAFFDSSLTKRNAQTGPTDSTTDLISITIGELMTPDPITIAPDTTATEAAKLMQKKNISCLLITEQDRLIGILTSGDMAHRIVAAGRSLETPVRSIMTPDPFALSPDALGFDALLSMMEHMHTHLPVVENDRLVGILTNTNLVHRQAVSAPFLIRDLQRQEDFESLAAIVAKVPQMLAQLVGSGVDAHNIGRIVTNVTDSLTRRLVHLAEEKFGPAPIPYLWLACGSQGRQEQTGISDQDNCLILDERYSEAEHGGYFEQFAKFVSDGLDAAGFYYCPGDMMATNPRWRQPVSVWRRYFDSWIDRPDPMAQMLASVMFDLRPIIGEKNLFAGMYLETMEKAKKNSIFRAHMISNSLSHPPPLSFFRGFALIKKGEHKDTVDLKLNGVVPIVDLARAYALQGAITAANTRERLMQARDRGTISRSGAQDLIDAYELITTMRLEHQARQIREGGKPDNFLAPGGLSELERNHLKDAFIMIKSQQSALGHAQGINI